One Sinobacterium caligoides genomic window carries:
- the trmA gene encoding tRNA (uridine(54)-C5)-methyltransferase TrmA, translating to MPLSQFSPDNYSTLLDEKVGATQQLFTSIAMPAAEVFPSQAQNFRMRTEFKVWHEGDDLFYVMFNPAAPKVPVRVDSFPIAGAAINKLMPQLIAKLKTTPLLRHRLFQVEFLSTLAGDMLVTLIYHRQLDEEWVDAATELKREFGINLIGRARKMKICLDQDFVIEKLPLKAGEFEYKQVEGGFTQPNARMNCNMINWAMQATHGNSGDLLELYCGNGNFTIPLSRQFNKVLATEISKTSVNSAQYNIAVNHVDNLDIVRMSSEELTQALNNEREFRRLRDINLNDYNFSTVFVDPPRSGLDPGTEKLVQRFDNIVYVSCNPHTLADNLERIKQTHEVVKLAFFDQFPYTHHMETGVYLKKRR from the coding sequence ATGCCTTTAAGTCAATTTTCCCCAGACAACTACTCAACACTGCTCGATGAGAAAGTCGGTGCAACACAGCAGCTGTTTACCAGCATCGCAATGCCGGCGGCCGAGGTATTCCCATCGCAAGCGCAAAACTTTCGTATGCGTACTGAGTTCAAGGTCTGGCATGAAGGCGACGACCTTTTTTACGTCATGTTTAACCCAGCAGCACCAAAAGTTCCCGTTAGAGTTGATAGCTTCCCTATTGCCGGCGCCGCTATTAACAAGCTGATGCCGCAACTAATTGCCAAGCTGAAGACGACACCATTACTCAGGCATCGCTTATTTCAGGTAGAGTTTTTGTCGACGCTAGCCGGCGATATGCTAGTCACCCTCATCTATCATCGACAACTCGACGAGGAGTGGGTCGATGCGGCAACAGAGCTGAAGCGCGAGTTCGGCATCAACCTGATCGGCCGCGCCAGAAAAATGAAGATCTGTCTTGATCAGGATTTTGTCATTGAAAAGCTCCCGCTTAAAGCAGGTGAGTTTGAATACAAGCAAGTAGAGGGTGGATTCACTCAGCCAAATGCGCGAATGAACTGCAACATGATAAACTGGGCAATGCAGGCCACCCACGGTAATAGTGGTGACCTACTTGAGCTTTACTGCGGCAACGGCAATTTCACCATCCCATTGTCCCGACAGTTCAACAAAGTACTAGCCACGGAGATATCAAAAACTTCCGTCAACTCAGCGCAATATAACATAGCTGTAAATCACGTCGACAACCTTGATATCGTTCGTATGTCGAGCGAGGAACTAACGCAAGCCCTTAATAATGAAAGGGAGTTCCGCAGGCTGCGCGACATCAACCTTAACGACTATAACTTCTCTACCGTGTTCGTTGATCCTCCGCGCTCAGGGCTAGACCCAGGTACAGAGAAGCTCGTGCAACGGTTCGACAACATTGTGTATGTGTCGTGTAACCCACATACACTGGCCGACAACCTTGAGCGCATCAAGCAGACTCATGAAGT